The following proteins are encoded in a genomic region of Primulina huaijiensis isolate GDHJ02 chromosome 3, ASM1229523v2, whole genome shotgun sequence:
- the LOC140973218 gene encoding calmodulin-7-like: MAEQLTDDQISEFKEAFSLFDKDGDGCITTKELGTVMRSLGQNPTEAELQDMINEVDADGNGTIDFPEFLNLMARKMKDTDSEEELKEAFRVFDKDQNGFISAAELRHVMTNLGEKLTDEEVDEMIREADVDGDGQINYEEFVKIMMAKRRKHRIEARRGERMEARRGEHKGTTDGKKDGSKKSRKWERIHQCSIL, translated from the exons ATGGCGGAACAGCTGACGGACGATCAGATCTCGGAGTTTAAGGAAGCGTTCTCTCTGTTTGACAAGGATGGCGACG GTTGTATCACTACCAAGGAGCTCGGGACTGTAATGCGCTCTCTGGGACAAAACCCCACAGAGGCTGAACTTCAGGACATGATCAATGAGGTCGATGCTGATGGAAATGGGACTATTGACTTCCCTGAGTTCCTTAACTTGATGGCCCGAAAGATGAAGGATACCGATTCTGAAGAGGAGCTCAAGGAAGCATTCCGGGTTTTTGACAAGGACCAGAATGGCTTCATTTCTGCCGCCGAACTTCGCCATGTCATGACAAATCTTGGGGAGAAGCTCACTGACGAGGAGGTTGACGAGATGATCCGTGAGGCTGATGTGGATGGCGATGGGCAGATTAACTATGAAGAGTTTGTCAAGATCATGATGGCCAA AAGGCGAAAGCATAGGATCGAAGCAAGGAGAGGGGAACGAATGGAAGCAAGGAGAGGGGAACACAAAGGAACTACTGACGGAAAGAAAGATGGCAGCAAGAAAAGCCGGAAGTGGGAAAGGATTCACCAATGTTCTATCCTCTGA